A single Candidatus Chlamydia corallus DNA region contains:
- a CDS encoding small basic protein has product MSRHRSYGKSVKGVTKRNVLKRFERVEVLRKLGRWNDSTAKKVTGLPKTPILK; this is encoded by the coding sequence ATGTCTCGACATCGTAGTTATGGTAAATCTGTGAAAGGGGTTACCAAAAGAAATGTTCTAAAACGTTTTGAGCGAGTAGAAGTCTTGCGTAAGTTGGGCCGTTGGAACGATAGCACAGCAAAAAAAGTCACAGGTTTACCTAAGACCCCCATTTTAAAATAA
- a CDS encoding DUF502 domain-containing protein yields the protein MKKYFITGLIILLPLAITIAIVTMIMNFLTQPFVGLASEFFEKFSFYTKHRALLKFVLQIILLFGLFFATVLLGFLTRIMIFKSVLSIYDKILHRIPIIKTVYKAAQQVMTTIFGSKSGSFKQVVMVPFPNANTHCIGLVAGDAPTVCCTGQKEDDPLVTVFIPTTPNPTSGFLTLFRRSEIVFLDMKIEDAFKYIISCGVLSTPMACPSSPLPDGLHEDQGT from the coding sequence ATGAAAAAATATTTTATTACAGGACTCATCATTCTCCTTCCTCTAGCAATTACCATTGCTATTGTTACTATGATCATGAACTTTCTTACCCAACCCTTTGTCGGCTTGGCCTCGGAATTCTTTGAAAAATTCAGTTTCTACACTAAACATAGAGCTCTTTTAAAATTCGTCTTGCAAATCATCCTACTCTTTGGCCTCTTCTTCGCCACAGTTCTCTTAGGCTTTCTGACAAGAATTATGATTTTTAAGTCCGTACTTTCTATCTACGACAAAATCTTACACCGCATTCCCATCATCAAGACAGTATATAAGGCCGCTCAGCAAGTCATGACCACCATATTTGGATCCAAATCGGGCTCCTTCAAACAGGTAGTTATGGTTCCTTTCCCAAACGCAAACACTCATTGCATTGGTCTCGTCGCTGGAGACGCACCAACAGTATGCTGCACAGGACAAAAAGAAGATGATCCCCTCGTTACTGTTTTCATCCCAACAACACCCAACCCTACTTCAGGGTTTCTTACCCTCTTTAGAAGATCTGAAATCGTATTCCTAGATATGAAAATCGAAGATGCTTTCAAATATATCATCTCCTGTGGCGTACTCTCAACTCCTATGGCGTGCCCCTCTTCTCCCCTCCCCGATGGGCTACACGAAGATCAAGGCACCTAA
- a CDS encoding DNA-3-methyladenine glycosylase: MLQENFFISEDVITLAQKLLGHKLITTIDGQILSGYIIETEAYRGPDDKACHAYNYRKTHRNAAMYQKGGAAYIYRCYGMHHLFNVVTGPEEIPHAVLIRALLPDQGKELMIQRRQWENKPQHLLTNGPGKVCQALGISLKNNMQRLNTLGLYISKEKISGTLTATPRIGIDYAEEYRDVPWRFLLSPEYSG, translated from the coding sequence GTGCTGCAGGAAAATTTTTTCATATCCGAGGATGTGATTACACTAGCTCAAAAGCTTTTGGGACATAAACTCATCACAACAATTGATGGTCAGATTCTTTCGGGATACATTATAGAAACCGAAGCTTATCGTGGTCCTGATGACAAAGCCTGCCACGCCTATAACTATAGAAAAACTCACAGAAACGCAGCCATGTACCAGAAAGGAGGCGCTGCCTACATCTATCGCTGCTATGGCATGCATCACTTATTTAATGTGGTCACGGGACCTGAGGAAATTCCCCACGCTGTCCTCATCCGCGCTCTCCTTCCTGATCAAGGCAAAGAGCTTATGATCCAGCGCCGCCAATGGGAAAATAAACCCCAACACCTTCTCACGAATGGACCAGGGAAAGTATGCCAAGCTCTGGGAATCTCTTTGAAAAATAATATGCAACGTCTAAATACCCTAGGCCTGTATATCAGCAAAGAAAAAATCTCTGGAACTCTAACAGCAACTCCTCGAATCGGCATCGATTATGCCGAAGAATATCGCGATGTTCCATGGAGATTCCTCCTATCTCCAGAATATTCGGGATAA
- a CDS encoding ribonuclease R family protein, translating to MKKPQRKPGRRTNGKFLKVFIPGTLFVHAKKGFGFVSPDNPEEYPFDIFVPARDLRGALDGDHVIVSIFPYARDGQKIKGMITEVLSRGKTTLVGTITSLVSATSALAYTSMAGSQSLVPVELLPEQTYKIGDRILLSTPPWTDKPQEGAPPPLQMLAFIGHITNAKADFLAIQAEYNLAEEFPPEVIQETSLFSQKHITQALHSRKDLRDLLCFTIDSSTAKDFDDAISLTYDHNNNYILGVHIADVSHYVTPHSHLDKEAAKRCNSTYFPGKVVPMLPSALSDNLCSLKPNIDRLAVSVFMTFTKSGHLSDYQILRSVIRSKYRMTYDEVDNILEKKQAHPLSKTLYEMATLSKKFSDIREERGCIRFVLPSFTMSLDNLQEPVALIENRQTFSHKLIEEFMLKANEVVAYHISHQGVRLPFRSHEPPNDENLLAFQELAKNMGFDITLTPTQEPDYQYLLQTTSAGHPLEQVLHSQFVRSMKTASYSTENKGHYGLKLDYYTHFTSPIRRYIDLIVHRLLFNPLSIDQTHLELIVRACSTKERVSAKAEHSFENLKKTRFINKFLQEQPKTTYHAYIITANHEGLSFVVTEFCHEGFIPAAELPKEYALLKNNALLESLPDKMKPGASIKVTVNSVDLLTQKIVWSIVTTADDSPKKVKKTSSKKKGTKKRTS from the coding sequence TTGAAAAAACCACAAAGAAAACCAGGGAGAAGAACAAACGGTAAGTTCTTGAAAGTTTTCATTCCAGGAACCCTATTTGTTCACGCTAAAAAAGGTTTCGGTTTTGTTTCTCCCGACAACCCCGAAGAATATCCCTTTGACATTTTTGTCCCCGCTCGAGATTTACGAGGAGCTCTGGATGGTGATCACGTCATTGTCTCCATTTTTCCCTATGCAAGAGACGGACAGAAAATCAAAGGCATGATCACCGAAGTGCTCTCAAGAGGGAAAACTACCCTAGTAGGAACGATAACCTCATTAGTCAGCGCCACATCAGCTCTTGCCTATACAAGCATGGCGGGGTCTCAATCGCTAGTTCCTGTAGAACTCCTCCCCGAACAAACGTATAAAATCGGTGATCGCATTCTTCTCAGCACGCCCCCCTGGACAGATAAACCTCAAGAAGGAGCTCCCCCTCCCCTACAAATGCTCGCGTTTATCGGCCATATCACGAATGCTAAAGCAGATTTCTTGGCAATTCAAGCCGAGTATAACCTAGCTGAAGAATTCCCTCCAGAAGTCATCCAAGAAACAAGTCTTTTCTCTCAAAAACATATTACCCAAGCTCTCCACTCACGCAAAGATCTTCGTGATCTCCTTTGTTTCACCATAGACTCCTCAACAGCCAAAGACTTCGATGACGCTATCTCTCTCACCTACGATCATAATAACAATTACATTCTCGGTGTACACATTGCTGATGTCTCCCACTACGTTACACCACACTCTCACTTAGATAAAGAAGCCGCCAAACGCTGCAATTCTACGTATTTCCCTGGGAAAGTCGTTCCCATGTTGCCATCAGCTCTCTCCGATAATCTCTGTAGCTTAAAGCCTAACATAGACAGACTCGCTGTATCTGTATTTATGACTTTTACAAAATCAGGTCATCTCTCAGATTACCAAATCCTCCGTAGTGTCATTCGAAGTAAATATCGTATGACTTATGACGAGGTCGATAACATCCTTGAAAAGAAACAGGCCCATCCCCTTTCAAAAACCCTCTATGAGATGGCGACTTTAAGTAAAAAGTTCTCCGATATCCGTGAAGAGCGTGGCTGCATTCGCTTTGTCCTTCCCTCATTCACTATGTCTCTAGATAATCTTCAAGAACCCGTAGCTCTGATAGAAAATCGCCAGACCTTCTCCCATAAGCTCATTGAAGAATTTATGCTCAAAGCAAATGAAGTGGTCGCCTATCATATCTCCCATCAAGGGGTGCGTCTTCCCTTTCGTAGTCACGAGCCTCCCAACGATGAAAACCTACTTGCCTTCCAAGAACTTGCTAAAAACATGGGATTTGACATCACTTTGACTCCTACACAAGAGCCTGATTATCAATATCTTTTGCAAACAACATCGGCAGGCCATCCCTTAGAACAAGTTTTACATTCGCAGTTTGTCCGAAGTATGAAAACAGCCTCTTACTCTACAGAAAATAAAGGCCACTACGGACTCAAGCTCGACTATTACACCCACTTTACTAGCCCGATACGTAGATACATCGACCTTATTGTTCACAGGCTTCTCTTCAATCCTCTATCTATAGACCAAACGCACCTTGAGCTCATCGTAAGAGCATGCTCTACAAAAGAAAGAGTCTCTGCAAAAGCTGAACATTCTTTTGAAAACCTCAAAAAAACTCGGTTCATAAATAAATTTTTGCAAGAACAACCTAAAACTACATACCATGCTTATATCATCACCGCAAATCACGAAGGACTCTCGTTTGTAGTGACAGAATTCTGCCACGAAGGATTCATTCCAGCAGCAGAACTCCCTAAAGAATACGCCCTACTAAAAAACAACGCTCTTCTGGAGTCGCTGCCAGATAAAATGAAACCTGGAGCTTCCATAAAAGTAACTGTCAATTCGGTGGATCTTCTCACGCAAAAAATTGTTTGGTCTATAGTAACAACCGCAGACGATAGTCCTAAGAAAGTAAAAAAAACATCTTCCAAGAAAAAAGGAACGAAAAAAAGAACTTCTTAA
- the dnaK gene encoding molecular chaperone DnaK, with the protein MSEYKKSSKIIGIDLGTTNSCVSVMEGGQAKVITSSEGSRTTPSIVAFKGNEKLVGIPAKRQAVTNPEKTLGSTKRFIGRKYSEVASEIQTVPYKVASGSKGDAVFDIDGTQYTPEEIGAQILMKMKETAEAYLGETVTEAVITVPAYFNDSQRASTKDAGHIAGLDVKRIIPEPTAAALAYGIDKVGDKKIAVFDLGGGTFDISILEIGDGVFEVLSTNGDTHLGGDDFDEVIIKWMIEEFKKQEGIDLSKDNMALQRLKDAAEKAKIELSGVSSTEINQPFITMDAQGPKHLALTLTRAQFEKLAASLIERTKSPCIKALSDAKLSAKDIDDVLLVGGMSRMPAVQETVKELFNKEPNKGVNPDEVVAIGAAIQGGVLGGEVKDVLLLDVIPLSLGIETLGGVMTPLVERNTTIPTQKKQIFSTAADNQPAVTIVVLQGERPMAKDNKEIGRFDLTDIPPAPRGHPQIEVSFDIDANGILHVSAKDVASGKEQKIRIEASSGLQEEEIQRMVRDAEINKEEDKKRREASDAKNEADSMIFRAEKAIKDYKEQIPETLVTEIEERIENVRTALKDEAPIEKIKEVTEELSKHMQKIGESMQSQSASAAAASAANAKSGPNINTEDLKKHSFSTKPPSNSGSSEDHIEDADVEIVDNNDK; encoded by the coding sequence ATGAGTGAATACAAAAAATCAAGCAAAATTATAGGTATAGACTTAGGCACAACAAACTCCTGCGTATCTGTTATGGAAGGAGGCCAAGCCAAAGTAATTACGTCATCCGAAGGATCAAGAACCACTCCATCAATAGTTGCCTTCAAAGGCAACGAGAAATTGGTGGGAATTCCAGCAAAACGTCAAGCCGTGACAAACCCAGAAAAAACTCTTGGATCTACAAAACGCTTTATTGGTCGTAAGTATTCTGAGGTTGCTTCAGAAATCCAAACCGTTCCTTACAAAGTTGCTTCTGGATCTAAAGGCGATGCCGTTTTCGACATTGATGGCACACAATATACTCCAGAAGAAATTGGCGCACAAATCTTGATGAAAATGAAAGAAACAGCAGAAGCCTATCTAGGAGAAACTGTCACAGAAGCTGTTATTACCGTACCAGCCTACTTCAATGATTCTCAAAGAGCATCCACAAAGGATGCGGGGCACATTGCAGGTCTAGATGTTAAACGTATTATTCCCGAACCTACCGCAGCGGCTCTTGCTTACGGGATTGATAAAGTCGGTGATAAAAAAATTGCCGTCTTTGACCTTGGCGGAGGAACTTTTGATATCTCGATTCTCGAAATCGGTGATGGCGTCTTTGAAGTTCTATCGACAAACGGAGATACTCACCTTGGTGGAGACGACTTTGATGAAGTCATCATCAAATGGATGATCGAAGAATTCAAAAAACAAGAAGGCATTGATCTTAGCAAAGATAATATGGCCTTACAAAGACTTAAAGATGCCGCCGAGAAAGCAAAAATAGAACTTTCTGGAGTCTCTTCGACAGAAATTAACCAGCCGTTCATCACTATGGATGCACAAGGCCCTAAACACCTTGCATTGACACTCACACGTGCGCAATTCGAAAAGCTGGCAGCTTCTCTAATTGAAAGAACAAAATCTCCATGCATCAAAGCACTAAGCGATGCAAAGCTTTCCGCTAAAGATATCGATGACGTTCTTTTGGTCGGCGGTATGTCAAGAATGCCCGCGGTTCAAGAAACTGTAAAAGAACTTTTCAACAAAGAACCCAATAAAGGAGTCAATCCCGATGAAGTTGTTGCTATTGGAGCTGCAATTCAAGGCGGCGTTCTTGGAGGAGAAGTTAAAGATGTTCTTCTTCTAGACGTCATCCCCCTATCTTTGGGCATCGAAACTCTTGGAGGAGTGATGACTCCTCTGGTAGAGAGAAATACCACAATCCCTACGCAGAAAAAACAAATTTTCTCTACCGCTGCCGACAACCAGCCTGCTGTAACCATCGTAGTTCTCCAGGGAGAACGCCCCATGGCTAAGGATAACAAAGAAATCGGAAGATTCGATCTTACTGATATTCCCCCTGCGCCTCGAGGCCATCCCCAGATCGAAGTCTCTTTCGATATCGATGCGAACGGCATCCTCCATGTTTCAGCTAAAGATGTCGCAAGTGGTAAAGAACAAAAAATCCGTATCGAAGCAAGCTCAGGACTTCAAGAAGAGGAAATCCAAAGAATGGTTCGGGATGCAGAAATTAATAAGGAAGAAGACAAGAAACGCCGAGAAGCTTCAGATGCTAAAAATGAAGCTGACAGCATGATCTTCAGAGCCGAAAAAGCTATTAAAGATTACAAGGAACAAATTCCTGAAACTTTAGTTACAGAAATCGAAGAGCGAATCGAAAACGTGCGTACAGCACTCAAAGATGAGGCTCCTATTGAAAAAATTAAAGAGGTTACTGAAGAGCTGAGTAAGCATATGCAAAAAATTGGAGAGTCCATGCAATCGCAGTCTGCCTCAGCAGCAGCTGCATCGGCAGCCAACGCTAAAAGTGGACCTAACATCAATACAGAAGATTTGAAAAAACATAGTTTTAGTACAAAACCTCCTTCAAATAGCGGTTCTTCAGAAGACCACATCGAAGATGCTGACGTAGAAATTGTTGATAACAACGATAAATAA
- a CDS encoding nucleotide exchange factor GrpE has protein sequence MTDTPPENEVLSESNVQNKNEVEHLQQEIVTLKTELQEKNDKYLMALAESENSRKRLQKERQELMQYALENTLLDFLNPIESMEKALGFATQMSDDVKNWALGFNMILNQFKQIFEEKGIIEYSSIGQRFNPFLHEAVETEETSEVPEGTILEEFAKGYKIGERPIRVAKVKVAKAPNPKENKE, from the coding sequence ATGACAGACACCCCACCTGAGAATGAGGTACTAAGCGAAAGTAATGTTCAAAACAAAAATGAAGTTGAACATTTACAACAAGAAATCGTCACCCTAAAAACCGAATTGCAAGAAAAAAATGATAAGTATCTTATGGCCTTAGCAGAATCTGAAAATTCTAGAAAACGCTTACAAAAAGAACGCCAAGAACTGATGCAATATGCTTTAGAAAACACTTTGTTAGACTTCCTAAATCCGATAGAAAGCATGGAGAAAGCCCTCGGATTTGCCACACAAATGTCTGACGATGTGAAAAATTGGGCCCTCGGATTCAACATGATTCTCAACCAATTCAAACAAATCTTCGAGGAAAAAGGTATTATTGAATATTCTTCAATAGGTCAAAGGTTTAACCCCTTCCTACACGAAGCGGTGGAAACAGAAGAGACTTCTGAAGTTCCTGAGGGGACCATTTTAGAAGAGTTTGCAAAGGGATATAAAATAGGAGAACGCCCTATTCGAGTGGCCAAAGTTAAAGTCGCTAAAGCTCCTAATCCCAAAGAAAATAAAGAATAG
- the hrcA gene encoding heat-inducible transcriptional repressor HrcA: protein MLSVMIVLVGLEMARSKVSKRDLKILDILFATTELYLKTGQPVGSKTLKESFCSDLSTATIRNYFAELETQGFLKKNHTSGGRIPTDLGLRHYVDHQEESPETEIPAPVFDKINQLPKESRNIIKDLQKAIELLGETLDLPSFFSSPRFENDAVTNIQITQVDKQRSVIILSTEFGQIFTDTLWLPEAFDTLSIKRIEKFLQSYIRKLPSNEELSEKEEHLSMSLYNEVVVRYLTRYCNFSEEDLYQTGMSKLLKYEAFKDPEILALGLALFENRRQMCELLNIGMRKGKTTAFIGKELSDILGTFNSGCSVITIPYYMNRSPLGALGVLGPINLPYKEAIPLLKLFANKINETLTQSFYKFKLSFRRPRSSNSKLSNEPILRTEYSSIKLLPSKETL, encoded by the coding sequence ATGCTCTCAGTTATGATTGTTCTCGTAGGACTCGAGATGGCCAGATCCAAAGTCTCAAAGCGCGATTTAAAAATTCTTGATATCCTCTTTGCAACAACAGAGCTGTATTTAAAAACAGGTCAGCCCGTGGGATCTAAAACTTTAAAAGAGAGTTTTTGTTCTGATTTGAGCACAGCAACCATAAGAAATTACTTTGCAGAGCTCGAAACCCAAGGCTTTCTAAAGAAAAATCATACTTCAGGAGGGAGAATCCCCACAGACCTAGGACTACGTCACTACGTAGATCACCAAGAAGAATCCCCCGAGACTGAGATTCCTGCTCCTGTTTTTGATAAGATTAACCAACTGCCTAAGGAAAGCCGCAATATTATCAAGGATCTACAAAAAGCCATCGAACTTCTTGGGGAAACTCTTGACTTACCCTCTTTTTTTTCTTCCCCGCGATTTGAAAACGATGCAGTAACAAATATTCAAATTACCCAGGTGGACAAACAAAGATCGGTAATCATCCTATCTACTGAGTTTGGTCAGATCTTCACGGACACTCTCTGGTTACCTGAAGCTTTCGACACTCTTTCTATTAAACGTATAGAAAAATTCCTACAAAGCTACATCCGAAAACTTCCTTCCAATGAAGAACTTTCAGAAAAAGAAGAACACCTGAGCATGTCTCTCTATAATGAGGTTGTTGTCCGTTACCTCACGCGCTACTGTAACTTTAGTGAAGAAGACCTCTATCAAACAGGGATGTCCAAACTACTGAAATATGAAGCATTCAAGGATCCAGAAATCCTAGCCCTAGGCCTAGCTCTTTTTGAAAACCGCAGACAAATGTGCGAACTTCTAAATATAGGAATGCGTAAAGGAAAGACTACAGCATTTATAGGGAAGGAGCTCTCAGATATCTTAGGAACTTTTAATTCAGGATGTTCTGTAATTACTATCCCTTATTACATGAATCGCTCTCCGTTAGGAGCTTTAGGTGTCTTAGGCCCAATCAATCTTCCTTATAAAGAAGCTATTCCTTTGCTTAAACTATTTGCTAATAAAATAAATGAAACTCTGACACAGAGTTTTTACAAATTTAAACTATCCTTCAGAAGACCTCGCTCCTCTAACTCTAAGCTTTCGAATGAGCCTATTTTAAGGACAGAGTACTCTTCTATAAAACTATTACCCTCTAAGGAGACGTTATGA
- a CDS encoding proline--tRNA ligase: MKTSQLFYKTSKNANKNAAVLSNELLEKAGYLFKVGKGVYAYTPLLWRVVSKMMNIIREELNTIGGQELLLPLLQSAELWQHTGRWQAFASEGLLYTLIDREEKPHCLAPTHEEVISSFVAQWLSAKRQLPLHLYQIATKFRDEIRPRFGLIRSRELLMEDSYTFSDSPQQMNEQYEKLRSAYSKIFNRLGLDYVIVQADGGKIGKGKSEEFQVLCSLGEDTICVSGSYGANIEAAVSIPPQYVYDRDFLPIEEVATPGIATIESLGNFFSIPLHKILKTLIVKLTYPNQEKFIAIGMRGDRQVNLVKVASTLNADGIALASDEEIKRVLGIEKGFIGPLNCPLDFFSDETTSPMTNFICAGNIKDKHYVNVNWDRDLPRPQYADFLMAEEGDGCPENPGTPYRIYQGIEVAHIFNLGTSYTKSFKVAFQDEHGKTQLCWMGTYGIGVGRTLAACVEQLADDRGIVWPKALAPFSITIAFNGGDGPSQELAETLYNDLKAQGYEPLLDDRDERLGFKLKDSDLIGIPYKLILGKSYQSSGIFEIESRSGNKYTVSPETFLAWCQDHLV; the protein is encoded by the coding sequence ATGAAAACTTCCCAACTCTTTTATAAGACTTCAAAAAATGCCAATAAAAATGCCGCCGTTCTTTCAAATGAACTGCTAGAAAAGGCAGGATACTTATTTAAAGTAGGTAAAGGAGTCTACGCCTATACACCTCTTCTATGGCGTGTTGTCTCAAAGATGATGAACATTATTAGAGAAGAGCTGAACACTATTGGCGGTCAGGAACTTCTACTCCCCCTTCTCCAAAGCGCGGAACTTTGGCAACATACAGGAAGATGGCAAGCCTTTGCTTCTGAAGGACTTCTCTATACCCTCATAGACCGCGAAGAAAAGCCTCATTGCTTAGCTCCTACCCATGAAGAAGTAATCAGCTCTTTTGTTGCGCAATGGCTTTCCGCAAAAAGGCAATTACCCCTACACCTTTACCAAATTGCTACAAAATTCCGGGATGAGATTCGCCCTCGATTCGGTCTCATTCGCTCGCGAGAACTCCTTATGGAAGACAGTTATACATTCTCAGACTCTCCTCAACAAATGAACGAGCAATATGAAAAACTTCGCTCTGCTTACAGCAAGATTTTTAATCGTCTCGGTCTTGATTATGTCATCGTTCAAGCTGATGGAGGAAAAATAGGTAAAGGAAAGTCGGAGGAATTTCAAGTTCTCTGCTCTCTAGGTGAAGATACTATCTGCGTAAGCGGTTCGTATGGAGCCAATATTGAGGCTGCCGTTTCCATTCCTCCACAGTACGTATATGATCGTGATTTTCTTCCTATTGAAGAGGTTGCCACCCCAGGAATTGCGACAATAGAGTCTCTAGGAAACTTTTTCTCTATCCCCCTACATAAAATTTTAAAAACCCTTATTGTAAAACTCACCTACCCAAACCAAGAAAAATTTATAGCTATTGGAATGAGAGGTGATCGGCAAGTGAACCTAGTTAAAGTAGCTTCTACGCTTAATGCCGATGGTATTGCCCTAGCCTCTGATGAAGAAATCAAGCGCGTTCTAGGTATAGAAAAAGGATTCATTGGTCCTCTAAACTGTCCTTTAGATTTTTTCTCAGATGAAACGACTTCTCCTATGACTAACTTTATTTGTGCAGGCAATATTAAGGATAAACACTATGTAAATGTAAATTGGGATCGCGACCTCCCTCGCCCTCAATATGCTGACTTTCTAATGGCTGAAGAAGGAGATGGTTGTCCAGAAAATCCTGGCACGCCCTACCGCATTTATCAAGGGATCGAAGTTGCTCATATTTTCAACCTTGGCACAAGCTACACTAAAAGTTTTAAGGTTGCCTTCCAAGATGAACATGGGAAAACCCAATTGTGCTGGATGGGGACCTACGGTATCGGGGTCGGCAGAACACTAGCTGCTTGTGTTGAACAGCTTGCTGATGACCGCGGTATTGTTTGGCCAAAAGCCCTAGCTCCCTTCTCTATCACTATTGCTTTTAATGGAGGGGACGGCCCATCCCAAGAGCTTGCCGAAACTCTTTATAATGATCTAAAAGCTCAAGGCTATGAGCCTCTTCTTGATGATCGTGACGAAAGACTCGGATTTAAACTTAAAGACAGTGATCTTATTGGTATTCCCTATAAGCTTATTTTAGGTAAGTCCTACCAATCTTCAGGAATATTCGAAATCGAATCACGATCTGGAAATAAGTATACCGTTTCCCCAGAGACTTTCCTTGCTTGGTGTCAAGATCACCTAGTCTAG
- a CDS encoding CT392 family protein encodes MSSVNQTPGAPTPPEKLPRSKDTEKSAGVSPGDDSQGTSAVALPIVTALSVPEGIGATSAEVVNSTMGEIVAETSSNTIFSEQLTSLVERVQGLLQDLDSVQGLVNEVASELSACFPSRAGASRSKEESPRSTEGASLERLESLRKDYETLLRYVRSFEKRSRLSLSLLTDLHHKLQGTSREDLNLLFADSKVVLDQLEFLGLELNAREEHWNLNFEKGLPSIVLTSTDLLLKVEKMEIPTLEEFQAMKQSEVPGSQDSSTPEGSLSCCERLLNELRRLWATFVGFISSCYDNITFVLMWIARRLGLLPGSRSSPTLNPDASQEQQSAAADRSSSKKVDGSRRSDVSEEDGILRPDADSSSPESLHRDRRNQTRATDRGQQGNLSEGEGGTVL; translated from the coding sequence ATGTCGTCAGTAAATCAAACACCTGGAGCCCCGACTCCACCAGAAAAACTACCTCGTTCTAAGGATACAGAGAAAAGTGCAGGTGTCTCGCCTGGAGATGACAGTCAAGGCACTTCTGCTGTGGCTCTTCCTATAGTCACTGCACTTAGTGTTCCTGAAGGGATTGGGGCTACATCCGCGGAGGTAGTGAATAGCACAATGGGAGAAATCGTAGCCGAGACTTCTTCTAACACTATATTTTCTGAACAACTTACCTCACTTGTAGAGCGTGTCCAGGGTCTTTTACAGGATCTCGATAGTGTCCAGGGACTTGTCAATGAAGTTGCTTCTGAACTAAGTGCCTGTTTTCCTTCAAGGGCAGGGGCAAGTAGAAGTAAAGAAGAGAGTCCTCGAAGTACTGAGGGTGCATCTTTAGAGAGACTCGAATCGCTGCGTAAGGATTACGAGACTCTTCTAAGATATGTTCGTTCATTTGAGAAGCGTTCCAGGCTTAGTTTAAGTCTGTTAACAGATTTGCATCATAAATTACAGGGAACCAGTCGCGAAGATCTGAACCTGTTGTTTGCAGATTCCAAAGTTGTTCTTGACCAGCTAGAATTCTTGGGGCTTGAGCTGAACGCTAGAGAAGAGCACTGGAATCTTAATTTTGAAAAAGGGCTTCCAAGTATTGTGCTGACTTCTACAGATTTGCTTCTCAAGGTTGAAAAAATGGAGATCCCTACTCTAGAGGAATTCCAGGCTATGAAGCAAAGTGAGGTTCCTGGTTCTCAGGATAGTAGCACTCCTGAGGGTAGCTTGTCTTGTTGCGAACGGCTTCTGAACGAATTGCGTCGCCTTTGGGCTACTTTTGTAGGTTTTATTTCGAGCTGCTACGATAATATTACTTTTGTTTTGATGTGGATAGCGAGACGGCTGGGTCTTTTGCCTGGATCCAGATCTTCACCAACCCTTAATCCCGATGCTTCTCAGGAACAACAATCTGCTGCTGCGGATCGTTCTAGTTCCAAGAAAGTAGACGGATCTCGCCGAAGCGACGTGTCTGAAGAAGATGGGATTTTAAGACCTGATGCGGATTCTTCAAGCCCCGAATCTTTACACAGGGATCGCCGTAATCAAACCCGCGCAACAGATAGGGGGCAGCAGGGCAATCTTAGTGAAGGTGAAGGAGGGACAGTCTTATAA
- a CDS encoding DUF167 family protein has product MEDDSWILEVKVTPKARENKIVGFDGKALKVRVTEPPEKGKANDAVISLLAEALSLPKRDVTLISGETSREKKFLLPKKVQEIVFSLQIGVKRI; this is encoded by the coding sequence TTGGAGGATGATTCCTGGATCCTAGAGGTCAAAGTAACTCCAAAAGCCAGAGAGAATAAAATTGTAGGTTTTGATGGAAAGGCTTTGAAGGTCCGTGTTACCGAGCCTCCAGAAAAAGGTAAAGCTAATGACGCTGTCATTTCCTTATTAGCAGAAGCTCTCTCCCTCCCGAAGCGTGATGTAACTTTAATTTCAGGAGAGACTTCTCGAGAGAAAAAGTTTCTCCTTCCTAAAAAAGTTCAAGAGATTGTTTTTTCTTTGCAGATCGGCGTAAAGCGTATTTAA